The DNA region agggAAACTAaactttatgaagaaaaaaaaatccaatcatAAGTCTTATTAAATTCTAGAAATCAACTATATTTGctcaatttttcttcaaaccatGACATACGCCAATGGCCACATTTGTTGTAGGATCAATGAATAtgtcttaaaatcaaaattattcattaaataattggataaaatggtacaaagtttttttttaaaacaagaaaaaccagTATATAGTAGGCATTGTTTTACTAagtgcttaacacaaaaaatattcaagatttaaaatttaaaaaaaaaaaaattatttttggagcTACTTGGATTGCTGAAGCAGAACTTTTCTACCCACTCAGAATAATCCTATAACCTATACGTCAGGAACCATCTGCTCTAAGATGAACTTAGCTCTAATATTCATAAACATTAAGAAGACTAAAATAAAACACGTAATAGAACATGAAGCATAAATCTGTTCAAAATTCCTTCACCAAAGGAATTCATGTTCTTAGTAATGGTTTGCATGAAAATAACcccaaattaatttaaaccactaaaaattattaggttatttaacattatatataacattataCAGAGTATATAACATTTAACATTATACGTGAaatacaaattagttttaaaaatgaaagtttttcattGTCTAACAAAATTTTCCCAcgaaatgaatatattttataaaaaaattatttcacatttttgctaataaagaatattaaaagtaaatagaaaaaaaatcccagctttacaaatatgattattaaatagTCTACTCCAATTATGTTGAACTGAACAGTTTTCTATaacttatatttgtaaattgtaaGTAACAGGCACTAGAAATCTATTATAGCGGCATTCTCTTGTGcactattttagaaataatttcacataaaaatcaacaattaaaaaattggcaCTTCTAAGATTTATCTTAGCACaggaactaattaaaaaatgatataatcaaAGCACTTCTCAGTGCCACACTTATGAGAActtaagaaatttgaatttaaaagacacttctaaaaacaaataacaatgaaaaaaaaacattaaaaataataatctttagcatttataaaacattggataagtaaaataatttattctaaacgaaaaaaaattacttaattacacaaatatatatttggcactaattctgtaaaattgtactgattttgattacaaaaatttaaattttaactttcatgttttaaatgaaacaaaagtttaGACAAGTACACCAAATACTCACACATATCTTCAAACTGGTTGGGTGACgatcatttataaaaagatttaaaacatccaatgatggtttaaaattaggaataatttgcaaatagttatttaatgtGCAACGAAATTGACATCATATAAATCTGTGCATAGGCCACATATAACATTGTCTTTGTGATTTGAGAATCTTTATGGAGTCTATAGCTGCCAGAAAATACACCCAAACAGCAgatgaatatttgaaataaagcatGCATTTAAAAAGACATCTATAGCAAACACAACTGTCAAAAAACACCTTTCTCACCATATAAGCATATACAGGGCTGTGTTATTTGAGTTcccaatttattttacttataacaCAATCtcaaaatatactataaaaaattaacagataattaaaatacatttacaagaaaatacCACAATTATCAATCACAAtccaatttaatgattttacaatGTGTTGTCAATTTTTTGGAAGATATTTCCCAGACTTTTATGCCGAAATTCTtggaatccatttttttttctaaaatttaatcagTAAAATACTAAACAGTATAATATCAaccacaaaaatttaaactaagctCTAAGCGCACacacttaaattatattatgactttttcaacaattaacatttttaaatcgtCTTACAATACCtctaaaagagaaatttaaaacacgAACAATcgaaacacattaaaaaaaaatgtaattaggtataaaatatttgtaattaagtaaataaaataaattatataatgaataCTAAAGTGAAGTTATTGactatttaaatttcacatgcattttagtttttttctattaattattttcttatttttatcatgcgcatttactaattaatataaaaaatactattttctacttaataagtgcaaattaaatttattattttcaaacacataaaacaatttagaaaaatgtcttcatttacaaaattagatttaaCAACGATTATACAAGAGAGtgaaatacctttttttcttaacaataaaaaatttaagatttcaaattatatttcctcaagaattaaaatttctgtgaCCTAGAAATTGATATATTCTTAACTTTTCCACTGGCCCTAAGTTTAATCACACTCAAGACATTACATTAGTAATATGTAATGGATTAgaagcagaaaaaatatttacattaaattttaaatgtaagtgtaaaaaaaaaaaaaattctaaatatattatttttcaccaatttataactttattaaaaatcagttttttcacCAAAATCTAAATTTGTGGCCAAACATTTTCCATACCTTAAATATTACTAACTTatataaaatgtacatttaCATGCTTAAGTATTACTTAAAGGTTACTAACCCACATTTggattaaaggaaaaaaatatacattcatcgccaaacttaaaaattttataaagcaatagCTGGTGAGGTTCCATTATTcgaatatttcagtaaaaaagaatgttaaatGACACATTGAAAACACTcaggttttgaaatttatgtttgtattaaattttctagATGGAACATTAATTGatgttattgaattttaaaataaatttcttttaattaaatgttattttaatatcttttagatcgttattattttaatatcttagaataaaaatgctttaattaacAGTTTTTCTTATACTGCAATACAAATTTAACAAGGTTTGCATTGTTAGATAAAGATATAGtacaataatttacaattccaagttctcaaatatattaaataaacaaactttttgaaAGTAACTTTTACAGATtcaaacacaatttattttctactacCTCGGCAGACAGTGGTTCACAGCTTGTTTATTGCATTGTATTGTTGCCAATAGATAAAGTGAAGTAAGTGAATATTAGTGAAATGCAAAGTATTGCAATTGTTTTGATGCAACgtaaatttcttatttgataTACATAAAATGGTCATTAATATGAAACTAAGTAGcaagcatattaaaatttttgttatgtctcagatatgttatttaatgtttttataaagtaaaattaattaaaataatagttaataaagaGTTATGTATTCATATATCAATATTCTAAAAAGCtgggattttttatttcaaattaagaaagaaaaaaaatttaagaaaagaggAATAATCTTTATTGCATTACTTTAGCAATACTATTATAATCACGATTCTTTTTTCTATcgcaatttgaatattaataaatcattggCAAACTTCTCAATGGAATCATAAACAAATGCtgaacagaataaattttttaaataaaatgtctcaatttatacaaaaaaaaaatttatcttatgaaGCATCTAAAGTAAATAACCCAAAAGATTAAATTTgcatagtaaaagaaaaatcaaaaagagGGGAGGgggaaattttgcttaaacGTAAGCAACACAAGTGAAAATACTGTAAGGAATTAACAAAACTCAggttttatattcaataatttttttctaagctatataaaaagaaaaatataaaaaaaattctccctaCCAAGCAATCTTtactttagttatttaaataaaattatttataaaaattattcgtttGGCTTTAATGGGAAActgtttgaataataaattaagaacttgaaaaaaaattgaattaaaaataatgtattttaagacATTGTATAGCTAAATATAATAGCCTGATGCAATTAGATATGTTCCATTATTATCAACATATACAAGCTAAACATTCAAaggcaaacaaaaataaaaataatcataaaaatatactgaaaaatGATGTATTCCTTATAAAAACGATAATATATCTTTGTACAAGTTTGATATGATTTATAAACACAGCcctgcataaaatatttttttaaaaaatcaacatttcaTACAagcttttaagtaaaaattatatttagaataaaaacataTCTTCTTGAACTGGGGACAATCTCAATATACATAACAGATTAGATGGAATCTTCCCACAAAAGATTTTCcaacaatatataaatagttatatattCATATAAGAATGGGAAGACTCCATTGAGAGGAAAACATGGCTGCTGCAGATACTGCTATAGGCAATGCCATCAGTTGAGAACAGGCACTGCCCtgcatgcaaaaatataaacagaGTCAACAATTCAACTAAAATCTATCTACAATGCATGataataagatatatatttatatatatatatatatgtatatatacatttatttacaaaatggaCTTGGAAAAAATCATATCCCAAATACCTTCCCAGCCACACATCTGCAACAGCTAGCCAGCAAGGATAAGActtaaaacaattctttaacCTTAAGGACAGCACTCCATACAGATATTAACATTATGGCAGTGATTAAatcttcaaaatcaaaataacaaggctgtCCCTGACCCTTTTATTTCCTCGtgactaaatttatttctgctGCTATTTCCAAATCCAAAGTGTTGTTAAAGCATTATTCATAGGAACACTTTGGTCAACAACAAACAAATTAGTATACTTTGAAACATGCTAAAACtcacaatataaaaattcttatctaACAAAGTAAATCATCACACAGATAGAGGAGCATACATACATTCaaaggtaatttctttttttttccttaaaaaaaaacaagtcctAAGTAGCATAACATTTAAGTGGAgctgctttaaaaaaagcaacatttttaagtaactaagaggcagtatttttaattatatattcataGATCAACAATATAGTTAATGAGATCAGGGACAgcatatataaagttttattccaATACAAACCCAATTGGCAGTGACTGCTATTTCATACCGCATTACAAATCACCATCATCTGCGACAGATTGGACTACCTTGAGATACTATATACTGGCGCGATAAACTATATATCCTCTTCGCTCAATTCAATAATATGCAAGACCATGCGATGGCTCAAGCACCGCTTCTATAGGTCAAATAcataacaaattatgaaatttccAGCTTTACCAGCAATAGCGATGCATCAAAAGTACCCTGGATGTTCCATTATGCCATAATACTGTCCATTGTAAATGACTCCTATTTCTCTAAGGACCTCACCTCTTATAGTGGCCTTGATTGTCCAGTTATGAACATCCGTACTCTCCCTTTCTCTTTCTAGCCTATCCACATCAACTATCTTTGAGCTCAATCTCTCCAAAATGATGCCAATATCCTTGACACCAAGATGGCGATTTTGTTCCAACGAAAGTTGATCGACGAGTAACAAGTAACGTTCCGACAGCTGCTCCTCCTCGTTCGCCGTGTTCTCCGTGTCGGATTCTGATTCGTCTTGAGCTGGGATTTTTGATTCTTCTGCAACGTCCAAGAAGCGCACGTGTCCCTTACCGGTTTTGATCTTGGTAACGCCTCCAGAAGACGTGGCAGTGGATATAGCAATAGCAGTCCCCTCGGGCACTTCTTGAATGGGCGAGGTAGCGACGGACTTATTGACTTGAATTTGAGCACCTTTCTCGTGGAGAGCCGAACAGTGAAAGTCACAAAGAGAGTGATCGTGTTCTGGACTGTTGTCTTTGTCATCAGTCTGTGGAAGCATTCTTGATGAAGGCCTTGGACCTAGACCTTCGAGTGTGAGCTTAGAACGAGGAACACTGTTCCCCTCAGTCGTTGAAGTGGCACTGTCAGCAGTCTGAACATCACTCGAACACACTTCCACCCTCCAAAATGCCTCCTTATCTCCGTGTCGACTTCTACCGTCGGCTCCGGGCCTTCGCATGTCACGCTGATCCCAATGCAAAACTACCGTAATCCTTCCCTTATTATCCATTATTTTCCAAGAAGGCTGCTTGTCAATCAATTCCATGCTATTTATCGTCTCACAGACAATGCGAGGTATGGCAGTTATGGCTgcataaaacaaattcaaacattttaatagcATATTTATTTGTACTGCAACAgttcaaataatactttttggGGGGGTTCAAAGCAGGGATGCACAATCTTTGTTATACATAGTAAAATTGCCCAATGCTACATTTATGTACAAAAGCTAAAaaccagaaaattaaaaaaaattatttaaaagttcctttttGCTATTATTCAGGAAACGAATTCTGTTACTTAAGTCACAAATACAGTATCAGCATGATTCttagttttcactttttataacACGATAACAGAAGATTTTTAGGATTTGCCATTTTCCCAACAGCATATTATaagttatcttttaattttcttagtaacaggaattcaaatgaaattatattttaaaaaaaataaataaatttcataccaGCTCTAAGTGCTTCAAGTCCAGGGGGTAGCCACCTTTC from Parasteatoda tepidariorum isolate YZ-2023 chromosome 2, CAS_Ptep_4.0, whole genome shotgun sequence includes:
- the LOC107442241 gene encoding uncharacterized protein isoform X3; its protein translation is MASNLRELRERGSSRLGLPGVDVKLVLESDGTEVEDDIYFQTIDRDTIFILLCPGERWLPPGLEALRAAITAIPRIVCETINSMELIDKQPSWKIMDNKGRITVVLHWDQRDMRRPGADGRSRHGDKEAFWRVEVCSSDVQTADSATSTTEGNSVPRSKLTLEGLGPRPSSRMLPQTDDKDNSPEHDHSLCDFHCSALHEKGAQIQVNKSVATSPIQEVPEGTAIAISTATSSGGVTKIKTGKGHVRFLDVAEESKIPAQDESESDTENTANEEEQLSERYLLLVDQLSLEQNRHLGVKDIGIILERLSSKIVDVDRLERERESTDVHNWTIKATIRGEVLREIGVIYNGQYYGIMEHPGYF
- the LOC107442241 gene encoding uncharacterized protein isoform X1 — encoded protein: MTSAESRQRPYKVWSCDRQTRKAVMASNLRELRERGSSRLGLPGVDVKLVLESDGTEVEDDIYFQTIDRDTIFILLCPGERWLPPGLEALRAAITAIPRIVCETINSMELIDKQPSWKIMDNKGRITVVLHWDQRDMRRPGADGRSRHGDKEAFWRVEVCSSDVQTADSATSTTEGNSVPRSKLTLEGLGPRPSSRMLPQTDDKDNSPEHDHSLCDFHCSALHEKGAQIQVNKSVATSPIQEVPEGTAIAISTATSSGGVTKIKTGKGHVRFLDVAEESKIPAQDESESDTENTANEEEQLSERYLLLVDQLSLEQNRHLGVKDIGIILERLSSKIVDVDRLERERESTDVHNWTIKATIRGEVLREIGVIYNGQYYGIMEHPGYF